A window from Podospora bellae-mahoneyi strain CBS 112042 chromosome 1 map unlocalized CBS112042p_1, whole genome shotgun sequence encodes these proteins:
- a CDS encoding uncharacterized protein (COG:U; EggNog:ENOG503NXPD): MAWNIFRIAADLSHITAKCILIFSIHRNRSAEGVSLLTQLFYALVFVTRYTDLFVETHAWNYFFKVFYLLSSFYTLGIMRFVYPRTREKEIAWKLAGLVFSGSLVLSPFFMLIFDKKREWAFTEWLWVFSQILESVCVLPQLLLLRQTTVPTVITSFYIVFLGSYRGLYLLNWFLRELDTNGRKPNPISVIFGIVQTALYADFAWVYWTRQRVKLRNGGVVDADDLRRGWLLSKIFGSKHLRGGSNAADEDEYDEESAPALGPGRHEVGRDARPGRAKWGSRGISISADEGVYDGESGGSRQEQGVTSSNSRGGFADESDDELAGGADPDAKMQDPDDLARALNDDESESDEEDKKKKQKAAQQNGGQPSGIRNGDEWDDD, encoded by the exons ATGGCTTGGAAC ATCTTTAGAATAGCGGCCGACCTGTCGCACATAACAGCAAAAtgcatcctcatcttctccatccACCGTAACAGGAGCGCCGAAG GCGTCTCCCTCCTTACCCAGCTCTTCTACGCTCTCGTCTTCGTAACCCGTTACACGGACCTCTTCGTCGAAACCCACGCCTGGAACTACTTCTTCAAAGTCTTttacctcctctcctccttctaCACCCTCGGCATCATGCGCTTCGTCTACCCCCGCACGCGCGAAAAGGAAATCGCCTGGAAGCTCGCCGGCCTCGTCTTTTCCGGatccctcgtcctctcccccttctttaTGCTCATCTTTGATAAGAAACGAGAGTGGGCTTTTACAGAATGGCTTTGGGTATTCTCCCAGATCTTGGAGTCAGTCTGCGTTTTGCCGcagctgttgctgctgcggcagACGACTGTCCCGACGGTGATTACCAGTTTTTACATTGTGTTCTTGGGGAGCTACAGGGGGTTGTATCTGCTGAACTGGTTCCTCAGGGAGCTGGACACGAATGGGCGGAAGCCGAACCCGATCAGTGTCATTTTTGGGATTGTCCAGACTGCGCTGTATGCGGATTTTGCGTGGGTGTACTGGACGAGGCAGAGGGTCAAGCTGaggaatgggggggtggtggatgcggatgatttgaggagggggtggttgttgagtaAGATTTTTGGGAGCAAGCACCTGAGGGGTGGGAGCAACGCggcggatgaggatgagtatgatgaggagagcGCGCCTGCGCTTGGACCGGGGAGGCATGAGGTTGGGCGGGATGCCAGGCCGGGGAGGGCAAAGTGGGGGAGTAGGGGGATTAGTATTAGTGCTGATGAGGGGGTTTATGATGGGGAGAGTGGCGGGTCGAGGCAGGAGCAGGGTGTGACGAGTAGCAATAGTAGGGGAGGTTTTGCGGATGAGTCGGATGATGAATTGGCTGGGGGGGCGGATCCGGATGCGAAGATGCAGGATCCGGATGATTTGGCGAGGGCgttgaatgatgatgagagtgagagtgatgaggaggataagaagaagaaacagaagGCGGCTCAACAGAATGGAGGGCAGCCAAGCGGGATTAGGAATGGGGATGAGTGGGATGATGATTGA
- the OSM2 gene encoding Osmotic growth protein (EggNog:ENOG503NU5S; COG:C): protein MASNTVIVVGGGLAGLSAAHSIYLAGGNVHVLDKQGFFGGNSTKATSGINGALTRTQVDLGIQDSVKQFYDDTLKSARDKARPDLIKVLTYKSAAAVEWLQDVFNLDLTLVSRLGGHSQPRTHRGHDAKFPGMAITYALMQRLEELAETEPHRVKITKKARVVDLIKEGNVISGVKAEHEGQTLTIHGPVVLATGGYAADFGEGSLLQKHRPDTMGLATTNGSHATGDGQKLVMKIGGNGIDMDKVQVHPTGLVDPKDPGSKWKFLAAEALRGEGGILLNGDGDRFCDELGHRDYVSGMIHKEKDKGKYPVRLVLNSKASKVLDFHTRHYSGRGLMKKITGKELAKEIGCTPEHLQKTFQTYNAIAEGKQKDPWGKKFFHNMPLDINDDFHVSLMEPVLHFTMGGIEINDKAQVLNKEGKPFEGLFACGELAGGVHGANRLGGSSLLGCVVYGRVAGDSAANYHFQQALKGNVGAARLGQIALHIDPSTPGKISVQWGGEQAALPAPGAQTGAPAEKAAAAPAKADPKAFTIPDKEFTLEEVAKHNKKEDLWVVVKGVVMDLTNWLDDHPGGPQAILNFMGRDATEEFEMLHDDEVIPKYAPGQVIGRVKGQKVTLEI from the exons ATGGCGTCCAACACGGTAATTGTTGTCGGTGGCGGTCTGGCGGGTCTTTCGGCGGCGCACTCCATCTACCTCGCCGGTGGTAACGTCCACGTCCTCGACAAGCAGGGCTTTTTCGGTGGTAACTCCACCAAGGCCACCTCTGGCATCAACGGTGCCCTCACCCGCACCCAGGTTGATCTTGGGATCCAGGACTCCGTGAAGCAGTTCTACGACGACACACTCAAGTCTGCCCGTGACAAGGCCAGACCCGACCTTATCAAGGTCCTCACTTACAAGTCCGCTGCTGCCGTTGAGTGGCTCCAGGATGTCTTCAACCTTGACCTCACACTCGTTTCCCGTCTTGG TGGTCACTCTCAGCCCCGTACCCACCGTGGTCACGATGCCAAGTTTCCCGGCATGGCCATCACATACGCTCTGATGCAGAGActcgaggagctcgccgAGACCGAGCCCCACCGTGTCAAGATCACCAAGAAGGCCCGCGTTGTTGACCTCATCAAGGAGGGCAACGTCATCAGCGGTGTCAAGGCTGAGCACGAGGGCCAGACCCTCACCATCCACGGCCCCGTCGTCCTCGCTACCGGTGGTTATGCCGCCGATTTCGGTGAAGGCTCGCTCCTCCAGAAGCACAGACCCGACACCATGGGtcttgccaccaccaacggctCCCACGCTACCGGTGATGGTCAGAAGCTCGTCATGAAGATTGGCGGCAACGGCATTGACATGGACAAGGTTCAGGTCCACCCTACTGGTCTCGTCGACCCCAAGGACCCTGGCTCCAAGTGGAAGTTCTTGGCTGCTGAGGCTCTccgtggtgagggtggtatCCTTCTcaacggtgatggtgaccGCTTCTGCGACGAGCTCGGCCACCGTGACTACGTCTCTGGCATGATccacaaggagaaggacaagggCAAGTACCCCGTCCGCCTTGTCCTCAACTCCAAGGCCTCCAAGGTCCTTGACTTCCACACTCGCCACTACTCTGGCCGTGGTCTCATGAAGAAGATCACCGGCAAGGAGCTCGCCAAGGAGATCGGCTGCACTCCCGAGCACCTCCAGAAGACCTTCCAGACCTACAACGCCATTGCCGAGGGCAAGCAGAAGGATCCCTGGGGCAAGAAGTTCTTCCACAACATGCCCCTCGACATCAACGATGACTTCCACGTCTCCCTGATGGAGCCCGTTCTCCACTTCACCATGGGTGGTATCGAGATCAACGACAAGGCCCAGGTTCTcaacaaggagggcaagcccTTCGAGGGTCTCTTCGCCTGCGGTGAGCTTGCCGGTGGTGTCCACGGTGCCAACCGTCTTGGTGGTTCTTCCCTCCTTGGCTGCGTCGTCTACGGCCGTGTTGCCGGTGACTCTGCTGCCAACTACCACTTCCAGCAGGCTCTCAAGGGCAATGTTGGCGCTGCCCGTCTCGGCCAGATCGCCCTCCACATCGATCCTTCCACTCCCGGCAAGATCTCGGTCCAgtggggtggtgagcaggCTGCTCTCCCTGCTCCCGGTGCTCAGACTGGTGCCCCTgccgagaaggctgctgctgcccccgcCAAGGCCGACCCCAAGGCTTTCACCATCCCCGACAAGGAGTTCACtcttgaggaggttgccaagcacaacaagaaggaggatctCTGGGTTGTTGTCAAGGGTGTCGTCATGGACCTCACCAACTGGCTCGATGACCACCCCGGTGGTCCCCAGGCTATCCTCAACTTCATGGGCCGCGATGCCACCGAGGAGTTCGAGATGCTccacgacgacgaggtcATTCCCAAGTACGCTCCTGGCCAAGTGATCGGTAGAGTCAAGGGCCAGAAGGTCACTCTTGAGATCTAA